One stretch of Hymenobacter chitinivorans DSM 11115 DNA includes these proteins:
- a CDS encoding LacI family DNA-binding transcriptional regulator, whose protein sequence is MKKNAVRIKDIAAKANVSVGTVDRVLHNRGRVAEDVRQKVLLMMKEMEYEPNMIARTLGSNRTYQLAVLQPDHTLDPYWQAPWNGIEKAARELKQYGLNIVLYPYNLTQVDSFRDQAEAATQARPDGILIAPLFYRESLAYFEQWQQQGIPYVLFNTYIAELQPLSYVGQDSYQSGFLAGKLVQIGQTQPGTFLIAHIAEDIANSAHITQKERGFRDYFAQLAAATDPASPAQPKPLHTVISVDLPHPADPTFARLLNRLLDEEQTQLKGIFVSTSKAYEIAPYLQAYRREDIRLVGYDLLEKNIHFLNEGVIDFLINQNPKKQGYRGIYALADQLIFKKEVLRLKYLPLDIITRENLEYYL, encoded by the coding sequence ATGAAGAAAAACGCGGTGCGCATCAAGGATATAGCGGCCAAGGCCAACGTCTCGGTAGGCACGGTAGACCGGGTGTTACATAACCGGGGCCGGGTGGCGGAGGACGTGCGGCAGAAAGTGCTGCTGATGATGAAGGAAATGGAGTATGAGCCCAACATGATTGCGCGCACGCTGGGCTCCAACCGCACCTACCAACTAGCTGTTCTACAGCCCGATCATACCCTGGACCCCTACTGGCAGGCGCCCTGGAACGGCATCGAAAAGGCGGCCCGGGAGCTCAAGCAATACGGCTTGAACATTGTGCTCTACCCGTATAATTTGACTCAGGTAGACTCGTTTCGGGACCAGGCCGAAGCAGCCACCCAGGCCCGCCCCGACGGGATTCTTATTGCCCCGCTGTTTTACCGCGAGTCGCTGGCGTACTTTGAGCAGTGGCAGCAGCAGGGCATTCCCTACGTGTTATTTAACACGTATATCGCCGAGCTGCAGCCCCTGAGCTACGTGGGGCAGGATTCGTACCAGAGCGGCTTTTTGGCCGGCAAGCTGGTGCAGATCGGCCAAACTCAGCCCGGCACCTTCCTCATTGCGCACATTGCCGAGGATATTGCCAACTCCGCCCACATCACCCAAAAGGAGCGCGGCTTCCGCGACTACTTCGCCCAGCTGGCCGCTGCCACTGACCCGGCCAGTCCAGCGCAGCCTAAGCCTCTACACACCGTTATTAGCGTGGATCTGCCCCACCCCGCCGATCCGACGTTTGCCCGCCTGCTCAATCGGCTCCTGGACGAAGAGCAAACCCAGCTTAAGGGAATTTTCGTGAGTACTTCGAAGGCCTACGAAATTGCGCCCTACCTGCAGGCCTACCGCCGCGAAGACATCCGCCTGGTGGGCTATGATCTGCTGGAGAAAAACATCCACTTCCTTAACGAGGGCGTTATTGACTTTCTGATTAATCAGAACCCCAAGAAGCAGGGCTACCGGGGCATCTACGCGCTGGCCGACCAGCTGATCTTCAAAAAAGAGGTGCTGCGGCTCAAGTACCTGCCACTCGACATTATTACCCGGGAAAACCTGGAGTACTACCTGTAG
- a CDS encoding FKBP-type peptidyl-prolyl cis-trans isomerase, which translates to MAQISPNKVVTITYDLSVTDENQEKVLVESAEADAPMVFLFGQSGLPEEFESQLSGKSAGDAFNFSLTPEQAYGDYDQQAVVDIPKNVFEIDGKIDEEMLQEGNFLPMSDNQGNHMQGKIVEIGADTVKMDFNHPLAGMVMHFDGKVADVREATQEELAHGHVHGEGGHHH; encoded by the coding sequence ATGGCCCAGATCAGCCCCAACAAAGTCGTCACCATCACCTACGACTTGAGCGTAACCGACGAAAATCAAGAAAAAGTACTGGTCGAATCGGCCGAAGCCGACGCCCCGATGGTGTTCCTCTTTGGCCAGAGCGGCCTGCCCGAGGAATTTGAAAGCCAGCTTAGCGGCAAAAGTGCCGGCGACGCCTTCAACTTCAGCCTCACCCCCGAGCAGGCCTACGGCGACTACGACCAGCAGGCCGTAGTCGACATTCCGAAAAACGTCTTCGAAATCGACGGCAAGATTGATGAGGAAATGCTGCAGGAAGGCAATTTCCTGCCCATGTCCGACAACCAGGGCAACCACATGCAGGGCAAAATCGTCGAAATCGGCGCCGACACCGTGAAGATGGACTTCAACCACCCCCTGGCTGGTATGGTCATGCACTTCGACGGCAAAGTAGCCGATGTGCGCGAAGCCACTCAGGAGGAGCTGGCCCACGGCCACGTGCACGGCGAAGGTGGCCACCACCACTAG
- a CDS encoding aspartyl/asparaginyl beta-hydroxylase domain-containing protein, whose product MIQYIRFDQQFDAARLQQEVARLTTALWQDHYNRGGYEGSWRTLQLRALHGQLTNNVASHAGTLPDAAAFRDTPLLAQCPYTKEVLDFFQIEKTAVRFMQLDAGAVIKPHCDPDLNFEQGEVRLHIPVLTNPQLHFYLEEERLVLDEGSCWYLNLSRPHQVKNEGATARVHLVLDGIVNDWLRQYFQHSGHRVVRRPEPLPNEQYSREDQHTIIAQLRLLRAATADKLADEMEAALASREE is encoded by the coding sequence GTGATACAGTATATTCGATTCGACCAGCAATTTGACGCGGCCCGGCTCCAGCAGGAAGTAGCCCGGCTAACTACCGCGCTGTGGCAGGATCATTACAACCGCGGTGGCTACGAAGGCAGCTGGCGAACCTTGCAGCTGCGTGCCCTGCACGGGCAGTTAACTAACAACGTCGCCAGTCATGCCGGGACGCTGCCCGATGCTGCGGCGTTTCGGGACACGCCCCTGCTGGCCCAGTGCCCCTACACGAAAGAAGTGCTCGACTTTTTTCAAATCGAGAAAACGGCCGTCCGGTTTATGCAGCTCGACGCCGGCGCGGTCATTAAGCCCCACTGCGACCCGGACCTTAATTTCGAGCAGGGCGAGGTTCGCCTCCATATTCCGGTGCTGACCAACCCGCAACTGCATTTCTACCTGGAAGAGGAGCGCCTGGTGCTGGACGAGGGCAGCTGCTGGTACCTCAACCTCTCCCGGCCCCACCAAGTGAAAAATGAGGGCGCCACCGCCCGGGTCCATCTGGTCCTCGACGGCATCGTCAACGACTGGCTCCGGCAGTACTTCCAGCATTCCGGGCATCGGGTAGTACGGCGGCCCGAGCCCCTGCCAAATGAGCAGTACAGCCGGGAAGACCAGCACACCATCATTGCCCAGCTGCGCCTGCTGCGAGCGGCTACCGCCGACAAGCTGGCCGACGAAATGGAGGCGGCGCTAGCCAGCCGGGAGGAATAA
- a CDS encoding acyl carrier protein phosphodiesterase yields the protein MNFLAHLLLSGAPATTPDYDDIVLGNFAAEAVRGRAQVQAYPDTVQRGIRLHRFIDSFTDAHPVVRRSTARLRGAGLGKWAGVVADVGYDHLLARYFTEFHPAEPLPEFSQRHYALLHARRAELPERLQHMLHYMRRDDWLTGYAKPAGLERALLGLSRRVPSAGVLASGGSAFLRELPAYEADFREFWPQLRAGVGTEFASLIF from the coding sequence ATGAATTTTCTGGCCCACCTGCTGCTCTCCGGCGCCCCCGCCACCACGCCCGACTACGACGACATCGTCCTCGGCAACTTCGCGGCCGAAGCTGTGCGCGGCCGGGCCCAGGTGCAGGCCTACCCCGATACGGTCCAGCGCGGCATCCGGCTCCACCGCTTCATCGACTCGTTTACCGACGCCCACCCCGTGGTGCGCCGCAGTACCGCCCGCCTGCGCGGGGCTGGCCTGGGCAAGTGGGCGGGCGTGGTGGCCGACGTGGGCTACGACCACCTGCTGGCCCGCTACTTCACCGAGTTTCACCCCGCCGAGCCCCTGCCCGAGTTTAGTCAGCGCCACTACGCCCTGCTGCACGCCCGCCGCGCGGAGCTGCCCGAGCGCCTGCAGCACATGCTGCACTACATGCGCCGCGACGATTGGCTGACGGGCTACGCGAAGCCGGCGGGTTTGGAGCGGGCCTTGCTCGGGCTGAGCCGCCGGGTACCTAGCGCGGGCGTATTAGCTTCTGGCGGCTCCGCATTTCTCAGAGAATTGCCGGCGTACGAAGCTGATTTTCGGGAGTTCTGGCCGCAGCTGCGGGCGGGGGTAGGGACTGAGTTTGCTAGCCTCATATTCTGA
- a CDS encoding pyridoxamine 5'-phosphate oxidase family protein, translating into MAEQVAVSHDVTKLVERIKDIKIAMMTTVEPSGELHSRPMYTHEPEADGTLWFFTERDSAKIDEVQQEQHVNLGYSKPDQNLYVSISGTATVVNDRQKIKDLWSEGLRAWFPKGSDDPNISLLRVDISRGEYWDQPSNVLVRAFGYVKAVTTGERYQPTGDEHAKVNPS; encoded by the coding sequence ATGGCCGAGCAAGTAGCCGTTAGCCACGATGTCACGAAGCTCGTGGAGCGCATCAAAGACATCAAAATTGCCATGATGACCACCGTGGAGCCCAGTGGGGAGCTGCACAGCCGCCCGATGTACACCCACGAGCCCGAAGCCGACGGCACGTTGTGGTTTTTCACCGAGCGCGACTCCGCCAAGATTGATGAAGTTCAGCAGGAGCAGCACGTCAATCTGGGTTACTCCAAGCCCGACCAGAACCTGTACGTCTCCATCTCGGGCACAGCCACGGTGGTCAACGACCGGCAGAAAATCAAGGACCTGTGGAGCGAAGGCCTGCGCGCCTGGTTTCCCAAGGGCTCCGACGACCCGAATATTTCCCTGCTCCGCGTCGATATCAGCCGTGGTGAGTACTGGGACCAGCCCAGCAACGTGCTGGTGCGGGCCTTTGGCTACGTAAAGGCCGTCACGACCGGGGAGCGGTACCAGCCCACCGGCGACGAGCACGCCAAGGTGAACCCCTCCTAG
- a CDS encoding spheroidene monooxygenase, producing the protein MAELPSAPTLPLPLFTTLTIFTLQPGTTRWGLARMGTAPRQLQQVAGLRFFKMLGSGFDFGLKPNFRRYALLAVWETEAAADAFRAAHPLWQAYEQQSAEIWTLHLAPLKAHGLWDGQNPFDYQTAAAAPPADGPVAVLTRASIKLWKAPQFWRAVPATSAAFAQAEGVRAAIGLGEIPIVRQATFSVWESAQAMQQYAYRGAAHKGVIQRTRQEKWYGEELFARFGVLSSQGTLDGNNPLEGLV; encoded by the coding sequence ATGGCCGAACTTCCTTCCGCCCCTACTCTGCCTCTGCCCTTGTTTACTACCCTGACCATCTTCACCCTGCAGCCCGGTACCACGCGCTGGGGCCTGGCCCGCATGGGCACCGCGCCCCGGCAGCTACAGCAGGTGGCGGGCCTGCGCTTTTTCAAGATGCTGGGCAGCGGCTTTGATTTTGGCCTGAAACCCAATTTTCGCCGCTACGCCCTGCTGGCCGTGTGGGAAACCGAGGCGGCGGCCGACGCTTTCCGGGCGGCCCACCCGCTGTGGCAAGCCTATGAGCAGCAAAGCGCCGAAATCTGGACCCTGCACCTAGCCCCGCTCAAGGCCCACGGCCTCTGGGACGGCCAAAACCCGTTTGACTACCAGACTGCCGCTGCCGCCCCACCGGCCGATGGACCGGTTGCCGTCCTGACCCGCGCATCTATCAAGCTCTGGAAGGCGCCGCAGTTCTGGCGGGCCGTGCCGGCTACCAGCGCCGCCTTTGCCCAGGCCGAGGGCGTGCGGGCCGCCATTGGCCTGGGCGAAATTCCGATTGTACGGCAGGCCACGTTCAGCGTCTGGGAGTCGGCCCAGGCCATGCAGCAGTATGCTTACCGCGGGGCCGCCCACAAGGGCGTAATTCAGCGTACCCGCCAGGAAAAATGGTACGGCGAGGAGCTGTTTGCCCGCTTCGGGGTGCTCAGCAGCCAGGGCACCCTCGACGGCAACAACCCGCTGGAGGGCCTGGTATAA
- a CDS encoding FMN-dependent NADH-azoreductase: protein MHVLVVNSSGRTALSVSRQLVAELVTELVAQQPASRITYRDVAAGLPFVDEVMISGLYIAPDEQTAEQRQALRLSDQLVAEVQAADVLVIGVPIYNFSIPAALKAWIDQIVRAGLTFAFLESGYAGLLHGKKVYLVVASGAVEVGSSLDFATPYLQGLLAFIGLTDVEVISAAQLSLLGEQPIGAAREAIRQVHSVA, encoded by the coding sequence ATGCATGTGCTGGTAGTAAACTCAAGTGGCCGGACCGCGCTGTCGGTTAGCCGTCAGCTGGTGGCCGAATTGGTGACCGAACTCGTGGCTCAACAGCCCGCTTCGCGCATTACCTACCGGGATGTGGCGGCCGGGCTGCCGTTCGTCGATGAAGTGATGATCAGTGGGCTCTACATCGCGCCGGACGAGCAAACGGCCGAGCAACGCCAGGCCCTGCGGTTGTCAGACCAGCTGGTTGCGGAGGTGCAGGCTGCGGATGTATTGGTCATTGGGGTGCCGATTTACAATTTCAGCATTCCGGCGGCCCTCAAAGCCTGGATCGACCAGATCGTGCGGGCGGGCCTCACGTTTGCTTTTCTGGAAAGTGGCTACGCGGGGCTGCTGCACGGCAAAAAGGTTTACCTCGTCGTGGCCTCGGGGGCCGTTGAAGTCGGTAGCTCCCTGGACTTTGCCACGCCTTACCTGCAAGGGCTGCTGGCCTTTATTGGCCTGACCGACGTGGAAGTTATCAGCGCGGCCCAGCTTAGCCTACTGGGTGAGCAGCCCATTGGCGCGGCCCGGGAGGCCATCCGGCAGGTGCACTCCGTGGCCTGA
- the leuS gene encoding leucine--tRNA ligase, which yields MPGYHPQDIEKKWQAHWKENSTFKADNHSTKPKYYVLDMFPYPSGAGLHVGHPLGYIASDIVTRYKRLQGYNVLHPMGFDSFGLPAEQYAIQTGQHPEKTTRENIARYIEQLSSLGFSYDWSREVRTSDPSYYKWTQWIFLKLFNSWYNLETDRAEPLKTLLTKFAENGSQGVRAAGDEEERHDFTAGQWQMWSEKQKLQAVHPYRLAYQSDTYVNWCAGLGTVLSNDEVKDGLSERGGFPVERRLMPQWNLRITAYADRLLQGLDHIDWPEAVKEMQRNWIGKSIGAEVTFQVQGHEQAQIKVYTTRVDTIYGATFLVLAPEHELVKELTTPGQQAEIQDYIDATKRRSERDRMADTKTVSGAFTGSYGINPFSNEPIQIWIADYVLAGYGTGAVMAVPSGDQRDYVFAKHFNLPIVQVVDQQQIEEQADPTKEGTYLHGLIQGQNYKQATQTLIQQLEERGIGKGKTNFRIRDAIFGRQRYWGEPIPIYYKDGVAYGVAEEDLPLVLPEIDEYKPTETGEPPLGRAKDWKYKGQYEYELSTMPGWAGSSWYFLRYMDPTNNERFVGQEAEQYWQNVDLYLGGAEHATGHLLYSRFWHLFLKDLGLVTAAEPFQKLINQGMILGRSNFVYRINGTNTFVTLGKKDQHETTALHVDVNIVENDVLDVEAYKKWRDEYATAEFILEDNGTYVCGVEVEKMSKSKYNVVSPDVLIDRYGADALRLYEMFLGPLEQFKPWNTNGMSGVAGFLKKLWRLYHPQDGDFAVTDEAATPAELKALHKAIKKVEEDIEKFSFNTTVSALMITVNELTALDSHKRAILEPLTILISPYAPHLAEELWVKLGHAAGSISSAAYPEFKEEYLVEDTVNYPVAINGKVRETQQFAAAATPAEIEAAVRESGFLARFAEGKEPKKFIVVPGRMVNVVV from the coding sequence ATGCCCGGCTACCATCCCCAAGATATCGAGAAGAAGTGGCAAGCCCACTGGAAAGAGAACAGCACTTTCAAGGCCGATAACCACTCGACCAAGCCCAAGTACTACGTGCTCGACATGTTCCCCTACCCCTCGGGGGCGGGCCTGCACGTGGGTCATCCGCTGGGCTACATTGCCTCCGATATTGTGACGCGCTACAAGCGCCTGCAGGGCTATAACGTGCTGCACCCTATGGGTTTCGACTCCTTCGGCCTGCCCGCCGAGCAGTACGCCATCCAGACCGGCCAGCACCCCGAAAAAACCACCCGCGAGAATATTGCCCGCTACATCGAGCAGCTCAGCAGCCTGGGCTTCAGCTACGACTGGAGCCGCGAAGTCCGCACCTCCGACCCTAGCTACTACAAGTGGACGCAGTGGATTTTCCTCAAGCTGTTCAATAGCTGGTACAACCTTGAAACCGACCGCGCCGAGCCGCTGAAAACTCTGCTCACCAAGTTTGCCGAAAACGGCAGCCAGGGCGTGCGGGCCGCCGGCGACGAAGAGGAGCGCCACGACTTCACGGCCGGCCAGTGGCAGATGTGGAGCGAAAAGCAAAAGCTCCAGGCCGTTCACCCCTACCGGTTGGCTTATCAGTCAGACACGTACGTGAACTGGTGCGCCGGCCTGGGTACGGTGCTCAGCAACGACGAGGTCAAGGACGGCCTCTCGGAGCGGGGCGGGTTCCCCGTGGAACGTCGGCTGATGCCCCAGTGGAACCTGCGCATCACCGCCTACGCCGACCGCCTGCTGCAAGGCCTCGACCACATCGACTGGCCCGAGGCCGTGAAGGAAATGCAGCGCAACTGGATTGGTAAGTCCATTGGTGCCGAGGTGACCTTCCAGGTCCAAGGCCACGAGCAGGCCCAGATCAAGGTGTATACCACCCGCGTCGATACGATCTACGGCGCGACTTTCCTGGTGCTGGCCCCCGAGCACGAGCTGGTCAAGGAGCTGACCACGCCCGGGCAGCAGGCCGAAATCCAGGACTACATCGACGCCACCAAGCGCCGCTCGGAGCGCGACCGGATGGCCGACACCAAAACCGTGTCGGGTGCCTTCACCGGTTCCTACGGCATCAATCCTTTCAGCAACGAGCCCATCCAGATCTGGATTGCCGACTACGTGCTGGCCGGCTACGGCACCGGCGCCGTCATGGCCGTGCCCTCGGGCGACCAGCGCGACTACGTCTTTGCCAAGCACTTCAACCTGCCCATCGTGCAGGTCGTGGATCAGCAGCAGATTGAGGAGCAGGCCGACCCCACCAAGGAAGGCACCTACCTGCACGGCCTCATCCAGGGCCAGAATTACAAGCAGGCTACCCAGACGCTGATTCAGCAGCTCGAGGAGCGCGGCATCGGCAAAGGCAAAACCAACTTCCGCATCCGCGACGCCATCTTTGGCCGGCAGCGCTACTGGGGTGAGCCTATCCCGATTTACTACAAGGACGGCGTGGCCTACGGCGTGGCCGAAGAGGATTTGCCGCTGGTACTGCCCGAAATTGACGAGTACAAGCCCACCGAAACCGGCGAGCCGCCCCTGGGTCGGGCCAAGGACTGGAAGTACAAGGGTCAGTACGAGTATGAGCTGAGCACCATGCCCGGCTGGGCCGGCTCCTCGTGGTACTTCCTGCGCTATATGGATCCCACCAACAACGAGCGTTTCGTGGGCCAGGAAGCCGAGCAGTACTGGCAGAACGTAGACTTATACCTCGGTGGTGCAGAACATGCTACGGGTCACTTGCTCTACTCCCGCTTCTGGCACTTGTTCTTGAAGGACCTGGGCCTGGTAACCGCCGCCGAGCCCTTCCAGAAGCTCATCAACCAGGGCATGATTCTGGGCCGCTCCAACTTCGTGTACCGCATCAACGGCACCAATACGTTTGTGACGCTGGGCAAGAAAGACCAGCACGAAACTACCGCCTTGCACGTGGATGTGAACATCGTGGAGAATGACGTACTCGACGTCGAAGCCTACAAGAAGTGGCGTGACGAGTATGCTACGGCTGAGTTCATTCTCGAGGACAACGGCACGTACGTGTGCGGCGTGGAGGTCGAGAAGATGTCGAAGTCGAAGTACAACGTGGTGAGCCCCGACGTGCTGATTGACCGGTACGGGGCCGACGCGCTGCGCCTCTACGAAATGTTCCTGGGCCCGTTGGAGCAGTTCAAGCCCTGGAACACCAATGGCATGAGCGGCGTGGCGGGCTTTCTCAAGAAGCTCTGGCGCCTCTATCATCCCCAGGACGGCGACTTCGCCGTAACCGACGAAGCAGCCACGCCCGCCGAGCTCAAGGCCCTGCACAAGGCCATCAAGAAGGTGGAAGAGGACATCGAGAAGTTCTCGTTCAACACCACCGTCAGCGCCCTGATGATTACGGTAAACGAGCTGACGGCCCTCGATTCGCACAAGCGTGCCATCCTGGAGCCCCTCACCATCCTGATTTCGCCCTACGCCCCCCACCTGGCCGAGGAGCTCTGGGTAAAGCTGGGCCACGCCGCCGGCAGCATCAGCTCGGCCGCGTATCCGGAGTTCAAGGAGGAGTACCTGGTGGAAGACACCGTGAACTACCCGGTGGCCATCAACGGCAAGGTGCGCGAAACCCAGCAGTTTGCCGCCGCCGCTACCCCCGCCGAAATCGAAGCCGCCGTGCGCGAGTCCGGTTTCCTGGCGCGCTTTGCCGAGGGCAAGGAGCCCAAGAAGTTCATCGTCGTGCCCGGCCGCATGGTCAACGTGGTGGTGTAA
- a CDS encoding Bcr/CflA family multidrug efflux MFS transporter, with amino-acid sequence MRNSTAGPTSLILLLGLLTAFGPMSIDMYLPAFPAIAREFGVSISAVQFTLASYNIGIALGQLLYGPLADQLGRKPNLLAGMLLYGLAAVGCAFATSVDNLIVVRFLQAVGGCAGMVLARAIVRDRFGGNESAKVFSTLMLIMGVAPILAPTVGGLLIAHFDWRYIFGLLAVLAAFTLVCIVAVLPETLPAERRNPLAVRNSFRTYAALLRDREFVGYALTAGMVQGGMFTYITGSSFVFMKLFGLSEQQFGILFGMNAAGIITASQVNNLLLKRYTFQQILRAVTVFYLGAALVLLLMAATGWLGIYGIAVPLFCTVGCVGLAVPNATAGAMMHHGQQAGSASALMGTLMYSCGALAAISVSALANNTALPMAATIAACAIASLLIFKTMVGNVKVEKQEVAA; translated from the coding sequence ATGCGCAATAGTACTGCCGGGCCTACCAGTCTGATCCTGCTGCTGGGTTTGCTCACTGCCTTCGGGCCCATGAGCATTGATATGTACCTGCCCGCTTTTCCGGCTATTGCCCGCGAATTTGGCGTGTCGATATCGGCGGTGCAGTTTACCCTGGCTTCCTATAATATCGGCATTGCCCTGGGCCAGCTGCTCTACGGCCCGCTGGCCGACCAGCTGGGGCGCAAGCCCAACCTGCTGGCGGGTATGCTGCTCTACGGCCTGGCCGCCGTAGGCTGCGCCTTTGCCACGTCCGTCGATAACCTGATTGTGGTGCGCTTCCTGCAGGCCGTGGGCGGCTGCGCCGGCATGGTGCTGGCCCGTGCCATCGTGCGCGACCGGTTTGGCGGCAACGAGTCGGCCAAGGTTTTTTCGACCCTGATGCTCATCATGGGCGTGGCCCCGATTCTGGCGCCCACCGTGGGCGGCCTCCTCATTGCCCACTTCGACTGGCGCTATATTTTCGGACTGCTGGCCGTGCTGGCTGCCTTTACCCTGGTCTGCATTGTGGCGGTGCTGCCCGAAACCCTGCCCGCCGAGCGGCGCAATCCCCTGGCTGTGCGCAACTCCTTTCGGACCTACGCCGCCCTGCTGCGCGACCGGGAATTCGTGGGCTACGCCCTGACGGCGGGCATGGTACAGGGTGGCATGTTCACCTACATTACCGGCTCGTCATTCGTATTTATGAAGCTCTTCGGGCTCAGCGAGCAGCAGTTCGGCATTCTGTTCGGCATGAATGCAGCTGGCATCATCACTGCCTCCCAGGTCAACAACCTGCTGCTCAAGCGCTACACGTTCCAGCAGATTCTGCGGGCCGTGACGGTGTTTTACCTCGGCGCGGCTCTGGTCTTGCTCCTGATGGCGGCCACGGGCTGGCTGGGCATCTACGGCATTGCCGTGCCGCTGTTCTGCACCGTGGGGTGCGTGGGCTTGGCCGTGCCCAACGCCACGGCGGGGGCCATGATGCACCACGGCCAGCAGGCCGGCAGCGCCTCGGCCCTGATGGGTACGCTCATGTACAGCTGCGGAGCCCTGGCCGCCATCAGCGTCAGCGCCCTGGCCAACAACACGGCCCTGCCCATGGCCGCCACTATTGCGGCCTGCGCCATAGCCAGTCTGTTGATTTTCAAAACGATGGTGGGAAACGTTAAGGTGGAAAAGCAGGAAGTAGCAGCGTAG